Within the Candidatus Roizmanbacteria bacterium CG_4_9_14_0_2_um_filter_38_17 genome, the region ATTGCTAGGGTCAATGGGTTCATACCCACCTCAATTATTCCCTTGGGCGTGGATTTTGATTTATAGCCCTTGCTCGCGGTAGGAGCTGCTTGGCCTGTAGTTAAACCATACACCCTATTATCATGAATAATAACTGTAAGATCATGATTGCCTCGTGCCGCGTGTGCTAGATGTCCCGATCCTTCTCCTAATAAATCCCCATCTCCCCCCACCACAATCACAGGTAATTCATGATTAGCGAGCTTTATCCCTTCTGCATTGGGTACTGCTCGACCATGTAAGCTATGAAATCCATATGATTTAATAAAATCAGTCATGTTACCCGAACAACCCACCCCATAAACCACTACAAACTCATGAGGAGATAACCCTTGTTTAGCCAGCGCCCCTTTTACGCCTGCCCAGATACCAAAATCTCCACAACCAGGACACCAAGTTGGTCGTCGCTGGGTATTGTAATCATTTGGATTCATGTTATTTTTTGATCCTTTCTAGAATATCTTCCGGATAAAATGGTCTCCCGTCATACTTTAAATATCTATCCTCGATCTTAATACCTGTCTCTTGGCGAATTAGCCCTCCTAGTTCAGCCGCACTATTCCCTTCAATCAAAAGTATATTTTTTGCTTTACTAAGCACATCTTTCACTTTAGCTGAGGGAAATGGCCAGAGATAATTAAGATGTAGATAATTAAAATTGAGATGATCTGTTTGCATAGCTTGTAACACTGGTCCTTTAGTAGAACCCCAGCCAACAAGCGTTAATTCCGACTCGGCGGGACCGTAAACCTCCGGCTCCGGTAATTCTAATTTAACAAATTCTTCCAATTTTCTATTGCGCCGACCTACCTGATCTATTCTCATCTGTGGATCCTCGCTTGAATAACCATATTCGTCGTGCTCATATGAATTAGCTGTAAACAAAGCATTTGGCGTCCCCGGAACAGAGCGTGGCGCTATTCCATCGTCAGTTCTCTTATATCTTAAATACTGTTCTCTTTTAGAATCCCAGTTATCTACTATTTTTCCTCTATCAATTGTTACTCCTTCTGCTTTAACAGCCTCTGTAGATTTATGACTCTCTGAAAGGTACTTATCTAGTAAAATAAACACGGGTAATTGGTATTTCTCCGCATAATTAAAGGCTTTCCAACCTAACTCGAATGACTCTTCAACATCTCCTGGCGCTAACACTATGCGCGGAAAATCGTCCTGGTGTGCATGCAAAACAAAACGTAGATCTCCTTGTCCTGTCCAAGTAGGCATTCCTGTTGCTGGACCAGGTCGCTGCGCATCAACAATTACTAGCGGTGTTTCAGTTAAAGCAACCAAACCTAACCCTTCAACCATCAGTGAAAAACCACCTCCAGAAGTACCAATCATTACTCTTGCCCCAGCATATCCAGCTCCACAAGCACTGTTTATAACAGCAATTTCATCTTCAGAATGCCTTACAACCATTCCCACTTTTTCAGCTGCAGCTGCTAAAGTATGTAAGATTGAAGAAGACGGAGACATTGGATAAGCTATGTACATCTGGCAACCTGCCACTATTGCTCCAAGAGCTACAGCATCATTCCCCGTTACGAAACTACGCTCAATATATTCTTGATTATCTGTAAGTTTAAATGGCACCTCTAATTTACTAGTGAGCTTTTGTACATGCTTATATCCCGCTTCAGCTACTTTATGATTTTCTGCAACTACTTCTTCACCTTTTCTGCCAAACTGTTTCTCAATTAACTCAAATAACAGCTTAAGATCTGCGTTAACTAGACCCAATGAGGCTCCTAGAGCAACATTATTTTCCATGACTTTTGTCGCTCCTACATCTTTAGTTATTTGACGCAAAGGCACAGGAATAAGCTCTACGCCTTTTACTACCTCCTCGGGCTTAATTTCAAACTGATCCTTATCATAAATTACATAAGAAATTTCTGATAGCTCAGCCTTGTGTAAATCGTAGCTTTCCTTATTGAGAACTACTAATACATCTACATTTTTTTTCTGGGAAAATACTTCTTTAGAAGAGACTCTCGTTTCGGTGACATTATGTCCTCCGCGAATTAAAGAAGGATACTCAACATAATCAAAAATATGATACCCCCCTCGCATCATCACTTTTGAGAACATATCCCCTGTTGTCTTTATGCCAAAACCAGCAGGCCCGCCAATTTTCCACGTGAAATCGATCATGGGTGTAGCTGTTTACCATTTTTATCTGTGATTATAATCGCATCCACTGGACAGGAACGAGCCGCATCCAGCAATGTATCGCTACTCTCTTGACCCGCACTATCTAAAATAATCGCTATTGCCTGATCGTCTAATTCAAATGCAAAAGGAGCTACAGCAACACAGCTAGCTGCTCCAATACATAAACTTCGATCAACAGTAACGGATAAATCACCTACTTGTTTAGTTTGTGTATCTGACATATTAGCCTCCTTTCTTCATGCTTACAGCATTTACAGCTATCTGCAAAGTTTTTACTGGTAACAAAGCACACTTCAAGCGAGTTGGACTCAAAGTTGTACCAAGTAGCTCAAGAATATCATCTTTAGAAAGCTTGCGCAAGTCAGATAAGTTCATTTCTTGCACATGCTCAGTTAGCATGGAGGTAGCTGCCATTGAAAT harbors:
- a CDS encoding 2-oxoacid ferredoxin oxidoreductase, coding for MNPNDYNTQRRPTWCPGCGDFGIWAGVKGALAKQGLSPHEFVVVYGVGCSGNMTDFIKSYGFHSLHGRAVPNAEGIKLANHELPVIVVGGDGDLLGEGSGHLAHAARGNHDLTVIIHDNRVYGLTTGQAAPTASKGYKSKSTPKGIIEVGMNPLTLAMSQGATYVARGFAGDIPHLTQLIDAGMTHKGFSVIDVLQPCVTFNKINTYQYYRERVYKLEDKDHDSKDRYAAYKLAELAEDEGIPIGLFYQNTDRPAYHEQVASLKNGPLVKQEVKIPGNFDELLNYFK
- a CDS encoding 2-oxoacid:acceptor oxidoreductase subunit alpha, whose amino-acid sequence is MIDFTWKIGGPAGFGIKTTGDMFSKVMMRGGYHIFDYVEYPSLIRGGHNVTETRVSSKEVFSQKKNVDVLVVLNKESYDLHKAELSEISYVIYDKDQFEIKPEEVVKGVELIPVPLRQITKDVGATKVMENNVALGASLGLVNADLKLLFELIEKQFGRKGEEVVAENHKVAEAGYKHVQKLTSKLEVPFKLTDNQEYIERSFVTGNDAVALGAIVAGCQMYIAYPMSPSSSILHTLAAAAEKVGMVVRHSEDEIAVINSACGAGYAGARVMIGTSGGGFSLMVEGLGLVALTETPLVIVDAQRPGPATGMPTWTGQGDLRFVLHAHQDDFPRIVLAPGDVEESFELGWKAFNYAEKYQLPVFILLDKYLSESHKSTEAVKAEGVTIDRGKIVDNWDSKREQYLRYKRTDDGIAPRSVPGTPNALFTANSYEHDEYGYSSEDPQMRIDQVGRRNRKLEEFVKLELPEPEVYGPAESELTLVGWGSTKGPVLQAMQTDHLNFNYLHLNYLWPFPSAKVKDVLSKAKNILLIEGNSAAELGGLIRQETGIKIEDRYLKYDGRPFYPEDILERIKK
- a CDS encoding Fe-S cluster protein → MDIYRENILDHYRNPRNYGKLLKPDITQIGDNPLCGDSISIQIQVSRDKLTEIRFTGKGCAISMAATSMLTEHVQEMNLSDLRKLSKDDILELLGTTLSPTRLKCALLPVKTLQIAVNAVSMKKGG
- a CDS encoding ferredoxin; the protein is MSDTQTKQVGDLSVTVDRSLCIGAASCVAVAPFAFELDDQAIAIILDSAGQESSDTLLDAARSCPVDAIIITDKNGKQLHP